In a genomic window of Venatoribacter cucullus:
- a CDS encoding YraN family protein, translating to MATDPNDPALSNRHKGHAIEQLAEHWLSQQGLTLVERNFTLRGGEIDLIMWQDDVLVFVEVRYRQDSGHGSGAESITRAKQNKIRRTAEFYLQQHFGNRPPFCRIDVLSGSGEPIIFDWIQNAFA from the coding sequence ATGGCCACCGACCCGAACGATCCAGCCTTAAGTAACCGCCATAAAGGCCATGCCATTGAGCAACTGGCCGAACACTGGCTGAGCCAGCAGGGGCTGACGCTGGTCGAGCGCAACTTCACCCTGCGCGGCGGTGAAATTGATCTGATTATGTGGCAGGACGACGTGCTGGTATTTGTGGAAGTGCGTTACCGCCAGGACAGCGGCCACGGCAGCGGTGCCGAAAGCATTACCCGCGCCAAGCAGAATAAAATACGCCGCACCGCCGAGTTTTATTTACAGCAACACTTTGGCAACCGGCCGCCGTTCTGCCGTATTGATGTGCTGTCCGGCAGCGGGGAACCAATTATCTTTGACTGGATTCAGAACGCTTTTGCCTGA
- the prfA gene encoding peptide chain release factor 1 → MKSSILQKLEHLRDRYEEVGHLLSEPDAANDQERFRKLSKEYAELETIARTFSAYEQAGADLAEAQLLAQDSDADMRAMGEEEEEAARERLQQLQLELEILLLPQDPDDSRNVILEIRAGTGGDEAAIFAGDLYRMYSRYAELRGWRTELLSASEGEHGGFKEVITRISGTDVYSQLKFESGAHRVQRVPATESQGRIHTSACTVAVMPEVSEEEELDINKNDLRIDTFRASGAGGQHINKTDSAIRVTHLPTGLVVECQDERSQHKNRAKALAVLATRLRDAQRQAAQAEQAATRKSLVGSGDRSERIRTYNYPQGRITDHRINLTLYKLDEVVQGDLNPVIEPLIREHQANLLADMAGQ, encoded by the coding sequence ATGAAAAGCTCCATCCTGCAAAAACTGGAACACCTGCGCGACCGCTATGAAGAAGTCGGTCATCTGCTGTCCGAACCCGATGCTGCTAATGATCAGGAGCGCTTCCGTAAACTGTCGAAAGAATACGCCGAGCTGGAAACCATCGCCCGCACTTTCAGTGCCTACGAGCAGGCCGGCGCCGATCTGGCCGAAGCGCAGTTACTGGCGCAGGACAGCGATGCCGATATGCGCGCCATGGGTGAAGAAGAAGAAGAAGCGGCCCGCGAACGCCTGCAGCAGTTGCAGCTGGAACTGGAAATTCTGCTGCTGCCGCAGGACCCGGACGACAGCCGCAACGTGATTCTGGAAATCCGCGCCGGTACCGGTGGTGACGAAGCGGCGATTTTTGCCGGTGATCTGTACCGCATGTACAGCCGTTATGCGGAACTGCGTGGCTGGCGTACCGAGCTGCTCAGCGCCAGCGAGGGCGAGCACGGTGGCTTTAAAGAAGTGATTACCCGTATTTCCGGTACCGATGTGTACTCGCAGCTGAAGTTTGAATCCGGCGCCCACCGGGTACAGCGCGTACCGGCCACCGAAAGCCAGGGCCGTATTCATACCTCGGCCTGCACCGTGGCGGTGATGCCGGAAGTGAGCGAAGAAGAAGAGCTCGATATCAACAAAAACGACCTGCGTATTGATACCTTCCGCGCCTCCGGCGCCGGTGGTCAGCACATTAACAAAACCGATTCCGCCATTCGTGTAACCCACTTACCGACCGGCCTGGTGGTGGAATGTCAGGACGAGCGCTCGCAGCATAAAAACCGCGCCAAGGCGCTGGCGGTGCTGGCCACGCGCCTGCGCGATGCTCAACGGCAGGCGGCGCAGGCGGAACAGGCCGCCACGCGCAAAAGTCTGGTCGGCAGTGGTGACCGTTCCGAGCGTATCCGCACCTACAACTACCCGCAGGGGCGTATTACCGACCACCGCATCAACCTTACTTTATATAAGCTGGATGAAGTGGTGCAGGGCGACCTGAACCCGGTGATTGAACCGCTGATCCGCGAGCATCAGGCCAACCTGCTGGCAGATATGGCCGGCCAATAA
- a CDS encoding phosphoheptose isomerase, translating into MQHRIIGHFGASIETKTLAAEELPPYIERAGSVMVNALLNGGKILTCGNGGSAGDAQHFSSELLNRFERERPSLPAIALTTDSSTVTSIANDYSYNEIFSKQIRALGNAGDVLLAISTSGNSANVVQAIQAAHERDMTVVALTGKDGGHMASLLTADDVEIRVPAFVTARIQEVHLLVIHCLCDMIDCSLFGEE; encoded by the coding sequence GTGCAACATCGCATCATTGGCCATTTTGGTGCCAGCATCGAAACCAAAACTCTGGCCGCTGAAGAGCTGCCTCCTTATATCGAACGCGCCGGCAGTGTGATGGTTAATGCCCTGCTGAACGGCGGCAAAATTCTTACCTGTGGCAATGGTGGCTCGGCCGGCGATGCGCAGCACTTCTCTTCCGAACTGCTGAACCGTTTTGAACGTGAGCGCCCCAGCCTGCCGGCCATCGCCTTAACCACGGACTCGTCCACCGTTACCTCGATTGCCAACGATTACAGCTACAACGAAATTTTTTCCAAGCAGATCCGGGCGCTGGGTAATGCCGGTGACGTATTGCTGGCCATTTCCACCAGCGGTAATTCTGCCAACGTGGTGCAGGCCATTCAGGCCGCCCATGAGCGTGATATGACGGTGGTGGCGTTAACTGGTAAAGATGGCGGCCACATGGCCTCGTTGCTGACCGCCGATGACGTGGAAATCCGCGTTCCGGCTTTTGTTACGGCGCGCATTCAGGAAGTACACCTGCTGGTGATTCACTGCCTGTGCGACATGATTGACTGTTCGCTGTTCGGCGAAGAGTAA
- the prmC gene encoding peptide chain release factor N(5)-glutamine methyltransferase yields MRIDAWLAQARERLAAVSDSARLDAELLLAGALQKDRTWLYTWADRELSSAELALAEPLLQRRAAGEPVAYILGWRDFWSLRLQTEPSTLIPRPDTETLIEWALELPLPANSHVLDLGTGTGAIALALASEQPSWQVSGVDQSAAAVALAQRNALANGLPEVSFQASDWFSTVQGQFDLIVSNPPYIDAADPHLQQGDVRFEPASALVAGQQGLQDLATIIEQAPVYLRAGGWLLLEHGWQQADAVCTLLQARGFVQVANRRDMGSQPRISGGCWPQQAIA; encoded by the coding sequence ATGCGTATCGACGCCTGGCTGGCACAGGCCCGGGAACGGCTGGCAGCGGTCAGTGACAGCGCCCGGCTGGATGCTGAATTATTACTGGCCGGCGCCCTGCAGAAAGACCGCACCTGGCTGTATACCTGGGCCGACCGCGAACTGAGCAGCGCCGAACTGGCCCTGGCGGAACCCTTGTTACAACGCCGTGCCGCCGGTGAACCGGTGGCCTATATTCTGGGCTGGCGCGATTTCTGGTCGCTGCGGCTGCAGACTGAACCCTCTACCTTAATTCCCCGTCCGGATACCGAAACCCTGATCGAGTGGGCGCTGGAATTGCCCTTGCCGGCCAACAGTCACGTGCTGGACCTGGGCACCGGCACCGGTGCCATTGCACTGGCGCTGGCCAGCGAGCAACCGTCGTGGCAGGTCAGCGGGGTAGATCAATCGGCCGCTGCCGTGGCCCTGGCGCAGCGCAATGCTTTGGCGAATGGCCTGCCAGAAGTCAGTTTTCAGGCTTCTGACTGGTTCAGCACGGTGCAGGGGCAGTTTGATCTGATCGTCAGTAACCCGCCTTATATTGATGCCGCCGACCCGCACCTGCAGCAGGGCGATGTGCGCTTTGAGCCGGCCTCTGCACTGGTAGCAGGCCAGCAAGGGCTGCAGGATCTGGCCACCATTATTGAGCAGGCGCCGGTGTATCTGCGCGCCGGTGGCTGGTTATTGCTGGAGCATGGCTGGCAGCAGGCTGACGCTGTCTGCACCTTGCTGCAGGCGCGGGGCTTTGTGCAGGTGGCCAACCGCCGGGATATGGGTAGCCAGCCCCGCATCAGCGGAGGATGCTGGCCGCAACAGGCCATTGCCTGA
- the hemA gene encoding glutamyl-tRNA reductase, producing MGIWTLGINHKTAPVAVRERVSFDPASMPVVLNEVQALDPVAEVVILSTCNRTEIYCSSDQLPEQTLVDWLSQHHQIDRQQLNGALYYLQEDKAVQHAMRVASGLDSLVLGEPQILGQMKSAYAVAQEAGTVGAELGRLFRQTFAIAKRVRTNTAIGENPVSVAFAAVRMAQHIFADMQQSTALLIGAGETIELVARHLKQAGVGSIIVANRTLARAQHLAQEFHAEAVLLEDIPEVLPRADIVISSTASPLPILGKGMVEKAQKKRRHKPMFMVDIAVPRDIEAEVAELSDVYLYTVDDLRSIIEENVRSREDAARQAEELILAGVDHFMRELKALDAVRTVTDLRASVDALREEQLQKALKQLQAGTDPEKVLRYFAHTFSNKVLHAPTTSLRRAGSESRLEVLDWTRELFNLNSHRIPDAATDDDSASS from the coding sequence ATGGGTATCTGGACACTGGGCATTAACCACAAAACAGCACCGGTCGCGGTACGGGAGCGGGTCTCTTTCGACCCGGCCAGTATGCCCGTGGTGCTGAATGAGGTGCAGGCGCTGGACCCGGTGGCTGAAGTCGTGATTCTGTCGACCTGTAACCGTACCGAAATTTATTGCTCTTCCGATCAGTTGCCGGAACAAACGCTGGTGGATTGGTTGTCGCAGCATCATCAGATTGACCGCCAGCAGCTGAACGGCGCGCTCTATTATCTGCAGGAAGATAAAGCCGTGCAGCATGCTATGCGGGTCGCCAGTGGGCTGGATTCGCTGGTGCTGGGCGAGCCGCAGATTCTCGGCCAGATGAAATCCGCTTATGCCGTGGCGCAGGAGGCGGGCACCGTCGGGGCCGAACTGGGCCGTTTATTCCGCCAGACCTTTGCCATCGCCAAGCGGGTGCGTACCAATACCGCTATTGGTGAAAATCCGGTATCGGTGGCCTTTGCCGCGGTGCGCATGGCGCAGCATATTTTTGCCGATATGCAGCAGAGCACAGCATTGCTGATTGGTGCCGGTGAAACCATAGAGCTGGTGGCGCGGCATCTGAAACAGGCCGGTGTTGGCAGCATTATTGTCGCCAACCGCACGCTGGCGCGGGCACAGCATCTGGCGCAGGAATTTCATGCTGAAGCGGTGCTGCTGGAAGATATTCCGGAAGTGTTGCCGCGCGCCGATATTGTTATTTCTTCCACCGCCAGCCCGCTGCCCATTCTGGGGAAAGGGATGGTGGAAAAAGCACAGAAAAAACGCCGCCATAAACCCATGTTTATGGTGGATATTGCGGTGCCGCGCGATATTGAAGCCGAAGTAGCGGAATTATCCGATGTGTATCTGTACACCGTTGATGATTTGCGCAGCATTATCGAAGAAAACGTCCGCTCCCGCGAAGATGCTGCCCGTCAGGCCGAAGAATTAATTCTGGCCGGGGTCGACCATTTTATGCGCGAATTAAAAGCGCTGGATGCGGTGCGTACCGTCACCGATTTACGCGCCAGTGTGGATGCCCTGCGCGAAGAACAATTACAGAAAGCCCTAAAACAATTACAGGCCGGTACCGACCCGGAAAAAGTGCTGCGCTATTTTGCCCACACCTTCAGTAACAAGGTGCTGCATGCGCCCACCACTTCCTTACGCCGCGCGGGTTCTGAAAGCCGGCTGGAAGTGCTGGACTGGACCCGGGAATTGTTCAACCTGAACAGTCATCGCATTCCGGATGCCGCCACCGACGACGACTCTGCCTCCTCATGA
- the lolB gene encoding lipoprotein insertase outer membrane protein LolB — protein sequence MLRITRLTALALALLLLGGCAALLPQGGKEGQLTRLNELHNWQVRGKLSVVTPDDSVTGYLTWQQQQDQYDLFIAGPFGSGSSRLQGNRQQAELSLPGWPQPQQARSPEQLMLTHLGWNFPVSDIRYWVKGQPSPNGRVTSQYSDQGLLTQLQQHGWEIRYSRYQQRGGYWLPGLIRISGYDFRFTFAIQEWTLND from the coding sequence ATGTTACGCATTACCCGTTTAACGGCGCTGGCCCTGGCCTTATTGCTGCTTGGTGGCTGTGCCGCACTGCTGCCCCAGGGCGGCAAAGAAGGCCAGCTGACCCGGCTGAATGAATTGCACAACTGGCAGGTGCGGGGGAAATTATCCGTCGTCACTCCGGACGACAGCGTTACCGGTTATTTAACCTGGCAGCAGCAGCAGGATCAGTACGATTTATTTATTGCCGGACCGTTCGGCAGTGGCTCCTCCCGTCTGCAAGGCAACCGCCAACAGGCCGAACTCAGCCTGCCCGGCTGGCCACAACCCCAACAGGCGCGCAGCCCGGAACAACTGATGCTGACGCATCTGGGCTGGAATTTTCCGGTCTCGGATATCCGCTATTGGGTAAAAGGCCAGCCCAGCCCCAACGGTCGTGTTACCAGCCAATACAGTGACCAGGGGTTACTGACCCAATTACAGCAGCACGGCTGGGAGATCCGTTATTCCCGTTACCAGCAGCGTGGTGGTTACTGGCTGCCGGGGTTAATCCGCATCAGCGGCTACGATTTCCGTTTTACCTTTGCCATTCAGGAATGGACCCTCAATGACTGA
- a CDS encoding NAD(P)/FAD-dependent oxidoreductase yields MARVIILGAGTGGMAGAYEIREALSNQHQVTVINEREDFQFVPSNPWIAVGWRERPEISFPIRPHLEKKGIEFIAAAVTEIDPHHNQLKLVNGNTEAYDYLVICTGPKLNFAAIEGAGPHGGYTQSVCSLDHAETCRDDVKALIAEPGHAIVGAMPGASCFGPAYEYAFILDKELRNKKVRDRVPMTYVTSEPYIGHLGLGGVGDSKSMLESELRNRHIKWITNAKVTKVGDGVMYVDELNDDGSLKKQHELPFKHSMMLPSFAGVDPVAAVPELVNPKGFVKIDEFQRSPAFKNIYSAGVCVAIPPVEETPVPTGTPKTGYMIESMMTAIAHNLAADLDGKGQPDARGTWSAICLADMGDTGAAFVAIPQIPPRNVTWFKKGKWVHLAKIAFEKYFIHKMKTGSSEPIYEKYTLKALGINRLKD; encoded by the coding sequence ATGGCCAGAGTCATTATCCTGGGCGCCGGTACCGGCGGTATGGCAGGGGCTTACGAAATCCGCGAAGCCTTAAGCAATCAGCATCAGGTCACGGTGATTAACGAGCGGGAAGACTTCCAGTTCGTACCGTCCAACCCCTGGATTGCGGTGGGCTGGCGTGAGCGCCCGGAAATCAGCTTCCCCATTCGTCCGCATCTGGAAAAGAAAGGCATTGAATTTATTGCCGCCGCTGTCACCGAAATTGATCCGCACCATAACCAGCTGAAGCTGGTCAACGGCAACACCGAAGCTTATGACTATCTGGTGATCTGTACCGGCCCGAAACTGAATTTTGCGGCCATTGAAGGGGCTGGTCCGCACGGTGGTTATACCCAGTCGGTGTGTTCACTGGACCATGCTGAAACCTGCCGGGACGATGTGAAAGCCCTTATTGCCGAGCCCGGCCATGCCATTGTCGGCGCCATGCCGGGGGCTTCCTGTTTTGGCCCGGCCTACGAATACGCCTTTATTCTGGATAAAGAACTGCGTAACAAAAAAGTGCGCGACCGGGTGCCCATGACTTACGTTACCAGCGAGCCTTATATCGGCCATTTAGGCCTGGGCGGCGTGGGCGATTCCAAGTCCATGCTGGAAAGCGAACTGCGTAACCGCCACATTAAATGGATTACCAACGCCAAGGTCACCAAAGTGGGCGACGGTGTGATGTATGTGGATGAGCTGAACGACGATGGCTCGCTGAAAAAACAGCATGAATTACCGTTCAAACACTCCATGATGTTGCCGTCCTTTGCCGGGGTAGATCCGGTGGCGGCGGTTCCCGAGCTGGTGAACCCGAAAGGCTTTGTGAAAATTGATGAGTTCCAGCGCAGCCCGGCGTTTAAAAATATTTATTCGGCCGGTGTCTGTGTGGCCATTCCGCCGGTGGAGGAAACCCCGGTGCCGACCGGCACACCGAAAACCGGTTATATGATTGAATCCATGATGACCGCCATTGCCCATAACCTGGCCGCTGATCTGGATGGCAAAGGCCAGCCCGATGCCCGCGGCACCTGGAGCGCCATCTGTTTAGCCGACATGGGCGATACCGGCGCGGCCTTTGTGGCCATTCCACAGATTCCGCCGCGCAACGTGACCTGGTTCAAAAAAGGTAAGTGGGTGCATCTGGCCAAAATCGCCTTCGAGAAGTATTTCATTCACAAAATGAAAACCGGCTCCAGCGAGCCGATTTATGAGAAGTACACGCTTAAAGCACTGGGGATTAATCGTCTGAAAGACTGA
- a CDS encoding tetratricopeptide repeat protein: MLSVCCGFSLRRPAFFIPAGWLLLLLSGCTTLTTPPAAAPAAPAAAPITNATVAAPATGAATTAARPIPAATLYSLLVAEMAGQRQRFDIALYHYMDQARTTGDPAIAERAARIAQFVGSPPHASEAVDIWLQSEPDNPAPHQAAAQLLMEQGQHQQALQHLEELQRLTGISQYDYLAANAGHLPAEQQQELLQHLQQLLQQQPDNASLWYACAIMQQHLARYDEALHSTEKALQKDPQHLSAGIQKARILVLLKRPDDALQWLQKLRRQHPQNKGIQVLQARILLEQRRMEDALNAFSELHKNFPEDAAILLSLALLYEEAGQYEQASACFYQLLASQAHVNEAHFYLGRIADKEGRPDQAINHFSQVDSGREFLPAQLRAAQLMEQEHGLAAARDFLQEQQQQHPQHQTDLLRIEIELLSSAGEYQTALNLLSDELQQQPEHIDLRYTRAMLAERTDNLPLMEADLRHIIERQPQHAEALNALGYALADRTERWAEALPFIERALEISPDNPAVIDSLGWVYFRMGDIDKALPLLEQAFSLMPDHEIAAHLGEVLWLTGDRERALEVWQQGYEQTPDSPIIDRTLERLQVNPGASGSSGF, translated from the coding sequence ATGTTGTCAGTGTGTTGTGGGTTTTCTTTGCGCCGGCCGGCGTTTTTCATACCGGCGGGCTGGCTGCTGTTATTACTCAGTGGCTGCACCACGCTGACCACGCCCCCTGCCGCAGCGCCAGCTGCACCGGCTGCGGCACCGATTACCAACGCCACTGTCGCTGCCCCCGCAACCGGAGCAGCAACCACAGCGGCCAGGCCCATTCCAGCTGCAACACTGTATTCCCTGCTGGTTGCCGAAATGGCCGGCCAGCGCCAGCGTTTCGATATTGCGCTCTACCACTATATGGATCAGGCCCGCACCACCGGCGACCCGGCGATTGCCGAGCGGGCTGCCCGCATTGCGCAATTTGTCGGCAGCCCACCGCATGCCAGCGAAGCGGTTGATATCTGGCTGCAGTCCGAGCCGGACAACCCGGCGCCGCATCAGGCCGCAGCGCAGCTGCTGATGGAGCAAGGCCAGCACCAGCAGGCGTTGCAACATCTTGAGGAATTGCAGCGTCTTACCGGCATCAGCCAGTACGATTATCTGGCCGCCAATGCCGGCCACCTGCCAGCAGAGCAGCAACAGGAACTGCTGCAGCATTTGCAGCAATTGTTACAGCAGCAGCCCGATAATGCTTCGCTCTGGTACGCCTGCGCCATTATGCAGCAGCATCTGGCCCGGTATGACGAGGCACTCCACAGCACCGAAAAAGCCCTGCAAAAAGACCCGCAGCACCTGAGCGCCGGCATTCAGAAAGCCCGTATTCTGGTGTTATTGAAACGTCCGGATGACGCCCTGCAGTGGTTACAGAAACTGCGCCGCCAACATCCGCAGAACAAGGGCATTCAGGTATTACAGGCGCGTATTCTGCTGGAACAACGGCGCATGGAGGATGCCCTGAACGCCTTCAGCGAGCTGCATAAAAACTTTCCGGAAGACGCCGCCATTCTGCTGTCGCTGGCACTGTTGTACGAGGAAGCCGGCCAGTACGAGCAGGCCAGCGCCTGTTTTTACCAACTGCTGGCCAGCCAGGCGCATGTTAACGAAGCGCACTTTTATCTGGGCCGCATCGCCGACAAAGAAGGGCGCCCGGATCAGGCCATCAATCATTTCAGCCAGGTTGACAGCGGTCGCGAGTTTTTGCCGGCCCAGCTGCGGGCAGCACAACTGATGGAACAGGAACATGGCCTGGCAGCCGCGCGGGATTTTCTGCAGGAACAGCAGCAACAACACCCACAGCATCAGACAGATTTATTACGCATCGAAATTGAACTGCTCAGCAGCGCCGGTGAATACCAGACCGCGCTGAACCTGCTGAGCGACGAACTGCAACAGCAGCCAGAGCATATTGATCTGCGCTATACCCGCGCCATGCTGGCCGAACGTACGGATAATCTGCCCTTAATGGAAGCGGATTTACGCCATATTATTGAGCGCCAGCCACAGCATGCCGAAGCCCTGAACGCACTGGGTTACGCCCTGGCCGACCGCACCGAACGCTGGGCCGAAGCCCTGCCGTTTATTGAACGCGCGCTGGAAATTTCCCCGGATAATCCGGCGGTCATCGACAGCCTGGGCTGGGTCTATTTCCGTATGGGCGATATTGATAAAGCCCTGCCCCTGCTGGAGCAGGCCTTCAGCCTGATGCCTGACCACGAAATCGCCGCCCATCTGGGCGAAGTATTGTGGCTGACCGGTGACCGCGAACGGGCCCTTGAGGTCTGGCAGCAGGGCTATGAACAAACCCCCGACAGCCCCATCATCGACCGTACACTGGAGCGCCTGCAGGTTAATCCGGGCGCTTCCGGCTCATCCGGCTTCTGA